The following proteins are co-located in the Gordonia polyisoprenivorans genome:
- a CDS encoding MCE family protein, protein MIGKLAKIQLLVFAVVGIVAIVYVGAKYARLDKLAGIGNYTVTAEMKQSGGIFTNAEVTYMGIPVGRVGAMTLTADGVDVKLDLNSGGPKIPASSKAVVAERSAIGEQFIDLQPSGSTSGPYLGNGSTISPDNVSIPAPLEDVVASAINFTNSIPIDDLHTVITELGKAFNGQGDNLSRLVDSLNTLAKAGADNLPQTISLIQNSDVVLSTQADQSDAILTWSRNLNLITATLASSDPDLRRLLTTGTASATQISALIQKNGGDLGKVVGDLSEVSRTIQPATYMTSGTFAMLSALSAGSHSPAPGDGQIHFGIVLETNNPPACTKGYESTYKMIDEIKKKDPTFDIRYDDFPFNTNASCDVPFGNPTGVRSANRAQYANPDTPQPWDNTPKKDPDKLNLNPLATQLAYLLGVRPVNPGGFGYGVGQ, encoded by the coding sequence ATGATCGGCAAGCTCGCCAAGATCCAGCTGCTGGTGTTCGCCGTCGTGGGCATCGTCGCGATCGTCTACGTCGGCGCGAAATACGCGCGGCTCGACAAGCTCGCCGGCATCGGCAACTACACGGTGACCGCGGAGATGAAGCAGTCCGGCGGTATCTTCACCAACGCCGAGGTCACCTACATGGGCATCCCCGTCGGCCGGGTGGGCGCGATGACGCTGACCGCCGACGGCGTCGACGTGAAACTCGACCTCAACTCCGGTGGTCCCAAGATCCCGGCGTCGTCGAAGGCCGTCGTCGCCGAGCGGTCGGCGATCGGTGAGCAGTTCATCGACCTCCAGCCGTCGGGGTCGACGTCCGGGCCGTACCTGGGCAACGGGTCGACGATCTCACCCGACAACGTCTCCATCCCGGCGCCGCTCGAGGACGTCGTCGCCTCAGCCATCAACTTCACCAACTCGATCCCGATCGACGATCTGCACACGGTGATCACCGAGCTCGGCAAGGCCTTCAACGGGCAGGGCGACAACCTCTCTCGCCTCGTCGACTCGCTGAACACGCTCGCCAAGGCGGGCGCGGACAACCTGCCCCAGACGATCTCGCTGATCCAGAACTCCGATGTGGTGCTCTCCACCCAGGCCGACCAGTCCGATGCAATCCTGACGTGGTCGCGCAACCTGAACCTGATCACCGCCACGCTGGCGTCGTCGGACCCCGATCTGCGGCGTCTGCTCACCACGGGCACGGCGTCGGCGACCCAGATCTCGGCGCTGATCCAGAAGAACGGCGGCGATCTGGGCAAGGTGGTCGGCGACCTGTCCGAGGTGTCGCGCACGATCCAACCCGCGACGTACATGACGTCGGGAACGTTCGCGATGCTCTCGGCGCTCTCGGCGGGCAGCCACAGCCCGGCACCCGGCGACGGGCAGATCCACTTCGGCATCGTGCTCGAGACCAACAACCCCCCGGCCTGTACCAAGGGGTACGAGAGCACCTACAAGATGATCGATGAGATCAAGAAGAAGGACCCGACCTTCGACATCCGATACGACGATTTCCCGTTCAACACGAACGCGTCGTGTGATGTGCCGTTCGGCAATCCGACGGGTGTGCGCAGCGCCAACCGCGCGCAGTACGCCAACCCCGACACCCCGCAGCCGTGGGACAACACGCCCAAGAAGGACCCCGACAAACTGAACCTCAATCCGCTGGCCACCCAGCTCGCCTACCTGTTGGGTGTGCGACCGGTGAACCCCGGCGGATTCGGGTACGGCGTCGGCCAGTGA
- a CDS encoding MCE family protein: MGHEAKRSRRSLRTRLTGTLLSLATVVLVAGCGSNGIQSIPLPGGVDVGDNPRTYTIQFSDILDLVPQSMVKQNGVAVGRVTKVEVPDNEWYALVTIKVKHEIDLSDQAQAAVQQTSLLGEKFVALDDPAEVGNAPRQPDGQPIPLARTRTATDIEQVLGALSMLLNGGGINQLEPIVSELNKAFDGRANNVKSLLNNASELISGLNKQRDDIISAIDGLNTLSARANAQTDQINRILQQLPAGIAVLEQQRPQFVDLLTKLDKLGQVGTDVLGRARESMITDLKALRPVLTELSKAAPDLITAAPLMLTHPFPDSLLPAVQGDSTNLFMTLDLRTLNQLEALGVGQGNPVYSPPERHYVPVNPSNPYYKGNGPRYGWPTITLLPPAANSRPGPNTPPSGGTYPANPASFAPVPAQGQGLLDKTLAQMGVGA; this comes from the coding sequence ATGGGGCATGAGGCGAAGCGCTCGCGCCGTTCGCTGCGCACTCGATTGACCGGAACACTGCTGAGCCTGGCCACCGTGGTGCTGGTGGCCGGCTGCGGCAGCAACGGCATCCAGTCGATCCCGCTGCCCGGCGGCGTCGACGTCGGCGACAACCCGCGGACCTACACCATCCAGTTCAGCGACATCCTGGATCTGGTCCCGCAGTCGATGGTGAAGCAGAACGGCGTCGCCGTGGGCCGCGTCACCAAGGTCGAGGTCCCCGACAACGAGTGGTATGCGCTGGTCACCATCAAGGTGAAGCACGAGATCGACCTGTCCGACCAGGCACAGGCCGCGGTGCAGCAGACCAGCCTGCTCGGCGAGAAGTTCGTCGCCCTCGACGACCCGGCCGAGGTCGGCAACGCGCCGCGCCAGCCCGACGGCCAGCCGATCCCGCTGGCCCGGACCCGCACCGCCACCGACATCGAGCAGGTGCTCGGCGCGTTGTCGATGTTGCTCAACGGTGGTGGCATCAACCAGCTGGAGCCCATCGTCTCCGAGCTCAACAAGGCCTTCGACGGCCGCGCGAACAACGTCAAGAGCCTGCTGAACAACGCCTCGGAACTCATCTCGGGTCTCAACAAGCAGCGCGACGACATCATCAGCGCGATCGACGGGCTCAACACGCTCTCGGCACGGGCCAATGCGCAGACCGATCAGATCAACCGCATCCTGCAGCAGCTGCCCGCCGGTATCGCCGTCCTCGAGCAGCAGCGTCCACAGTTCGTCGACCTGTTGACCAAGCTCGACAAACTCGGGCAGGTGGGCACCGATGTCCTCGGCCGCGCCCGCGAGTCGATGATCACCGATCTCAAGGCGCTGCGACCGGTGTTGACCGAATTGTCCAAGGCGGCACCGGATCTCATCACCGCCGCGCCGCTGATGCTGACCCACCCGTTCCCCGACTCGTTGCTGCCCGCGGTGCAGGGTGACTCGACCAACCTGTTCATGACGTTGGATCTGCGCACGCTGAACCAGCTCGAGGCTCTCGGTGTGGGCCAGGGCAACCCGGTCTATTCGCCGCCGGAGCGGCACTATGTGCCGGTCAACCCGTCGAACCCCTATTACAAGGGCAACGGGCCGCGCTACGGCTGGCCGACGATAACCCTGCTGCCGCCGGCCGCGAACTCGCGTCCGGGCCCCAACACGCCACCGTCGGGCGGCACGTACCCGGCCAACCCGGCGTCGTTCGCCCCGGTCCCCGCCCAGGGGCAGGGACTGCTGGACAAGACGCTCGCACAGATGGGGGTGGGCGCATGA
- a CDS encoding DNA-directed RNA polymerase subunit beta, giving the protein MAVDRQSTSTTIPGAPHRASFAKISEPLEVPGLLDLQLDSFEWLVGSPEWRAKAISRGDESPTGGLEDILHELSPIEDFSGSMSLSFSDPHFDEVKASVEECKDKDMTYAAPLFVTAEFINNNTGEIKSQTVFMGDFPIMTDKGSFIINGTERVVVSQLVRSPGVYFDATIDKTTEKTLHTVKVIPSRGAWLEFDVDKRDTVGVRIDRKRRQPVTVLLKALGWTTEEISERFGFSEIMMSTLEKDNAANQDEALLEVYRKLRPGEPPTKESAENLLENLFFKEKRYDLARVGRYKVNKKLGLTDNPMTGEAVLTREDIAATVEYLVRLHDADPHTVSFAKVAGPEGLDVPIEVDDIDHFGNRRLRTVGELIQNQIRVGLSRMERVVRERMTTQDVEAITPQTLINIRPVVAAIKEFFGTSQLSQFMDQNNPLSGLTHKRRLSALGPGGLSRERAGLEVRDVHPSHYGRMCPIETPEGPNIGLIGSLSVYARVNPFGFIETPYRKVVDGVVSDTIEYMTADEEDRYLIGQANTAYDLNGNITDERVLVRKKGSEVEFVDAAQVEYLDVSPRQMVSVATAMIPFLEHDDANRALMGANMQRQAVPLVRNESPLVGTGMELRAAVDAGDVIVSSKTGVIEEVSADYITVMADDGTRDTYRMRKFARSNHGTCANQRPIVDEGQRVEAGQVLADGPCTENGEMALGKNLLVAIMPWEGHNYEDAIILSQRLVEEDVLTSIHIEEHEIDARDTKLGAEEITRDIPNVSDEVLADLDERGIVRIGAEVRDGDILVGKVTPKGETELTPEERLLRAIFGEKAREVRDTSLKVPHGETGKVIGVRVFSRDDDDDLPPGVNELVRVYVAQKRKIQDGDKLAGRHGNKGVIGKILPAEDMPFLPDGTPVDIILNTHGVPRRMNIGQILETHLGWIAKAGWNVDVASGVPEWASKLPEDMYSAAPDTNTATPVFDGAREEELTGLLSSTLPNRDGEVMVNGDGKAMLFDGRSGEPFPYPVSVGYMYIIKLHHLVDDKIHARSTGPYSMITQQPLGGKAQFGGQRFGEMECWAMQAYGAAYTLQELLTIKSDDVVGRVKVYEAIVKGENIPEPGIPESFKVLLKELQSLCLNVEVLSSDGAAIEMADSDDEDLERAAANLGINLSRNESATVDDLAN; this is encoded by the coding sequence TTGGCAGTCGACCGCCAGTCCACCTCAACCACCATCCCTGGCGCACCACACCGCGCCTCGTTCGCAAAGATCAGCGAACCCTTGGAGGTACCGGGCCTCCTCGACCTCCAACTCGACTCCTTCGAATGGCTCGTCGGTTCTCCCGAATGGCGCGCGAAAGCGATCTCGCGCGGCGACGAGAGCCCGACCGGAGGCCTCGAGGACATCTTGCACGAGCTCTCGCCCATCGAGGACTTCTCGGGTTCGATGTCGCTGTCCTTCTCCGACCCGCACTTCGACGAGGTCAAGGCCTCCGTCGAGGAGTGCAAGGACAAGGACATGACGTACGCGGCTCCGCTGTTCGTCACCGCGGAGTTCATCAACAACAACACCGGTGAGATCAAGTCGCAGACCGTGTTCATGGGCGATTTCCCGATCATGACCGACAAGGGCAGCTTCATCATCAACGGCACCGAGCGTGTCGTGGTGAGCCAGCTCGTGCGCAGCCCCGGTGTCTATTTCGACGCCACCATCGACAAGACCACCGAGAAGACCCTGCACACGGTCAAGGTCATCCCGAGTCGTGGCGCATGGCTCGAGTTCGACGTCGACAAGCGTGACACCGTCGGTGTGCGTATCGACCGCAAGCGCCGCCAGCCGGTCACCGTGCTGCTCAAGGCGCTCGGTTGGACCACCGAGGAGATCAGCGAGCGTTTCGGGTTCTCCGAGATCATGATGTCCACCCTGGAGAAGGACAACGCCGCCAACCAGGACGAGGCACTGCTCGAGGTCTACCGCAAGCTGCGTCCGGGCGAGCCGCCGACCAAGGAGTCCGCGGAGAACCTCCTGGAGAACCTGTTCTTCAAGGAGAAGCGCTACGACCTCGCGCGCGTCGGCCGGTACAAGGTCAACAAGAAGCTCGGTCTCACCGACAACCCGATGACCGGCGAGGCGGTGCTGACCCGCGAGGACATCGCCGCGACCGTCGAGTACCTGGTGCGTCTGCACGACGCCGACCCGCACACCGTGTCGTTCGCGAAGGTCGCCGGCCCCGAGGGGCTCGACGTGCCGATCGAGGTCGACGACATCGACCACTTCGGCAACCGTCGTCTGCGTACCGTGGGCGAGCTGATCCAGAACCAGATCCGCGTGGGTCTCTCGCGTATGGAGCGTGTCGTGCGTGAGCGCATGACCACCCAGGACGTCGAGGCGATCACCCCGCAGACCTTGATCAACATCCGTCCCGTCGTGGCGGCGATCAAGGAGTTCTTCGGCACCAGCCAGCTCTCGCAGTTCATGGACCAGAACAACCCGCTGTCGGGTCTGACCCACAAGCGTCGTCTGTCGGCGTTGGGCCCGGGCGGTCTGAGCCGTGAGCGTGCCGGCCTCGAGGTGCGCGACGTGCACCCGAGCCACTACGGCCGCATGTGCCCGATCGAGACCCCGGAAGGCCCGAACATCGGGCTGATCGGCTCGCTGTCGGTGTATGCGCGGGTCAACCCGTTCGGCTTCATCGAGACCCCGTACCGCAAGGTCGTCGACGGTGTCGTCTCCGACACCATCGAGTACATGACCGCCGACGAGGAGGATCGATACCTCATCGGTCAGGCGAATACCGCCTACGACCTCAACGGCAACATCACCGACGAGCGCGTCCTGGTCCGCAAGAAGGGCTCCGAGGTGGAGTTCGTCGACGCGGCACAGGTCGAGTACCTCGACGTCTCGCCGCGCCAGATGGTCTCGGTCGCGACCGCGATGATCCCGTTCCTCGAGCACGACGACGCCAACCGCGCCCTGATGGGTGCGAACATGCAGCGTCAGGCCGTGCCGCTGGTGCGCAACGAGTCGCCGCTGGTCGGTACCGGCATGGAGTTGCGTGCCGCCGTCGACGCCGGCGACGTCATCGTCTCGTCCAAGACCGGTGTGATCGAGGAGGTCTCGGCCGACTACATCACCGTGATGGCCGACGACGGCACCCGCGACACCTACCGGATGCGCAAGTTCGCGCGCTCCAATCACGGCACCTGCGCCAACCAGCGTCCGATCGTGGACGAGGGCCAGCGCGTGGAGGCCGGTCAGGTCCTCGCCGACGGGCCCTGCACCGAGAACGGTGAGATGGCCCTGGGTAAGAACCTGCTCGTGGCGATCATGCCGTGGGAGGGCCACAACTACGAGGACGCGATCATCCTGAGCCAGCGGCTCGTGGAGGAGGACGTGCTCACCTCGATCCACATCGAGGAGCACGAGATCGATGCCCGCGACACCAAGCTCGGTGCCGAGGAGATCACCCGCGACATCCCGAACGTCTCCGACGAGGTGCTCGCCGATCTTGACGAGCGCGGCATCGTGCGCATCGGTGCGGAGGTTCGCGACGGCGACATCCTGGTCGGCAAGGTCACCCCGAAGGGTGAGACCGAGCTGACCCCGGAAGAGCGTCTGCTGCGTGCCATCTTCGGTGAGAAGGCCCGCGAGGTGCGCGACACCTCGCTCAAGGTCCCGCACGGTGAGACCGGCAAGGTCATCGGTGTGCGCGTGTTCAGCCGTGACGACGACGACGATCTGCCGCCCGGCGTCAACGAGCTGGTCCGCGTGTACGTGGCTCAGAAGCGCAAGATCCAGGACGGCGACAAGCTCGCCGGCCGCCACGGCAACAAGGGTGTCATCGGCAAGATCCTGCCCGCCGAGGACATGCCGTTCCTGCCGGACGGCACCCCGGTCGACATCATCCTCAACACCCACGGTGTGCCGCGTCGTATGAACATCGGCCAGATCCTGGAGACCCACCTCGGGTGGATCGCCAAGGCCGGCTGGAACGTCGACGTCGCGAGCGGGGTCCCGGAGTGGGCGTCGAAGCTGCCCGAGGACATGTACTCGGCGGCCCCCGACACCAACACCGCCACCCCGGTGTTCGACGGTGCCCGCGAGGAGGAGCTGACCGGACTGCTGTCCTCGACGCTGCCCAACCGCGACGGTGAGGTCATGGTCAACGGCGACGGCAAGGCCATGCTGTTCGACGGCCGCTCCGGCGAGCCGTTCCCGTACCCGGTGTCGGTCGGCTACATGTACATCATCAAGCTGCACCACCTCGTCGACGACAAGATCCACGCACGCTCGACCGGTCCGTACTCGATGATCACCCAGCAGCCGCTCGGCGGTAAAGCCCAGTTCGGTGGCCAGCGCTTCGGTGAGATGGAGTGCTGGGCGATGCAGGCCTACGGCGCCGCCTACACCCTGCAGGAGCTGCTGACGATCAAGTCCGACGACGTGGTCGGCCGCGTGAAGGTGTACGAGGCGATCGTCAAGGGCGAGAACATCCCCGAGCCCGGTATCCCCGAGTCGTTCAAGGTGCTCCTCAAGGAGCTCCAGTCGTTGTGCCTCAACGTCGAGGTGCTCTCGAGTGACGGTGCCGCGATCGAGATGGCCGACTCCGACGACGAGGATCTCGAACGCGCCGCCGCCAACCTGGGAATCAACCTGTCGCGCAATGAGTCCGCGACGGTCGACGACCTGGCGAACTGA
- a CDS encoding DNA-directed RNA polymerase subunit beta' produces MLDVNYFDELKIGLATADDIHNWSYGEVKKPETINYRTLKPEKDGLFCEKIFGPTRDWECYCGKYKRVRFKGIICERCGVEVTKAKVRRERMGHIELAAPVTHIWYFKGVPSRLGYLLDLAPKDLEKIIYFAAYVITSVDDELRHNELSTLEAEIEVEKKAVADQRDVDLNERQQKLEADLAELEAEGAKADVRRKVKDGAEREMRRMRDAAQRELDGLVELWDKFVKLAPGDLIIDEKLYHQLQDRYGEYFAGSMGAEAIKKLLETFDIDAEAESLRETIRSGKGQKKLRALKRLKVVAAFQQSGNSPLGMVLDAVPVIPPELRPMVQLDGGRFATSDLNDLYRRVINRNNRLKRLIDLGAPEIIVNNEKRMLQESVDALFDNGRRGRPVTGPGNRPLKSLSDLLKGKQGRFRQNLLGKRVDYSGRSVIVVGPQLKLHQCGLPKLMALELFKPFVMKRLVDLNQAQNIKSAKRMVERQRPAVWDVLEEVIAEHPVLLNRAPTLHRLGIQAFEPQLVEGKAIQLHPLVCEAFNADFDGDQMAVHLPLSAEAQAEARILMLSSNNILSPASGRPLAMPRLDMVTGLFYLTTLKEGAAGEYQPATAEHPEEGVYSSPAEAIMAVDRGVLTVQSRIKVRLTDQRPPLEIEAQEFADGWRFGQPWTITTTLGRVLFNELLPIEYPFVDEQMPKKRQAAIINDLAERYPMIVVAQTVDKLKDVGFYWATRSGVTVSMADVLVPPQKAEILERYEERADGLERKFQRGALTPDERRDALVEIWKQATEEVGKAMEDYYPEDNPITMIPKSGATGNMTQVRNLSGMKGLVTNPKGEFIPRPIKSSFREGLTVAEYFINTHGARKGLADTALRTADSGYLTRRLVDVSQDVIVRETDCATERGIVVPLGEKQPDGSIIRDAHVETSAYARTLAADALDADGNVVVERGHDLGDPAIEALLAAGITQVKVRSVLTCATGTGVCAMCYGRSMATGKLVDIGEAVGIIAAQSIGEPGTQLTMRTFHQGGVGDDITGGLPRVQELFEARVPKGVAPIAEVSGRVRLEDDDRFYKITIVPDDGSEEVVYDKISKRQRLRVFKHDDGSERLLADGDHVEVGQQLMEGSANPHEVLRVMGPRQVQVHLVNEVQEVYRSQGVSIHDKHIETIVRQMLRRVTIIDSGSTEFLPGSLTERAEFEAANRRVVSEGGEPAAGRPVLMGITKASLATDSWLSAASFQETTRVLTDAAINSRSDKLIGLKENVIIGKLIPAGTGINRYRNIQVQPTEEARAAAYAMPAYDDTYYSPDGTFGAPAGAAVPLDDYGFSSGDYR; encoded by the coding sequence GTGCTCGACGTCAACTACTTCGACGAACTGAAGATCGGTCTCGCCACGGCCGATGACATCCACAACTGGTCCTACGGCGAGGTCAAGAAGCCCGAGACCATCAATTACCGCACGCTCAAGCCCGAGAAGGACGGCCTGTTCTGCGAGAAGATCTTCGGACCGACTCGCGACTGGGAGTGCTACTGCGGCAAGTACAAGCGTGTGCGCTTCAAGGGCATCATCTGCGAGCGCTGCGGGGTCGAGGTCACCAAGGCCAAGGTCCGCCGCGAGCGCATGGGCCACATCGAGCTGGCCGCACCGGTCACCCACATCTGGTACTTCAAGGGTGTGCCGAGCCGGTTGGGGTACCTGCTCGACCTGGCGCCGAAGGATCTCGAGAAGATCATCTACTTCGCCGCCTACGTGATCACCTCCGTCGACGACGAACTGCGCCACAACGAGCTCTCCACGCTCGAGGCGGAGATCGAGGTCGAGAAGAAGGCCGTCGCCGACCAGCGTGACGTCGACCTCAACGAGCGTCAGCAGAAGCTCGAGGCCGATCTCGCCGAGCTCGAGGCCGAGGGCGCCAAGGCCGACGTCCGCCGCAAGGTCAAGGACGGGGCCGAGCGCGAGATGCGTCGCATGCGTGACGCCGCGCAGCGTGAGCTCGACGGTCTGGTGGAGCTGTGGGACAAGTTCGTCAAGCTCGCTCCCGGCGATCTGATCATCGACGAGAAGCTCTACCACCAGCTGCAGGACCGCTACGGCGAGTACTTCGCCGGGTCGATGGGCGCCGAGGCGATCAAGAAGCTCCTCGAGACCTTCGACATCGACGCCGAGGCCGAGTCGCTGCGCGAGACGATCCGCAGCGGCAAGGGCCAGAAGAAGCTGCGTGCGCTCAAGCGACTCAAGGTCGTTGCGGCGTTCCAGCAGTCGGGCAACTCGCCGCTGGGCATGGTGCTCGACGCCGTTCCGGTGATCCCGCCGGAGCTGCGTCCGATGGTGCAGCTCGACGGTGGCCGCTTCGCGACCTCCGACCTCAACGATCTGTACCGCCGCGTCATCAACCGCAACAACCGCCTCAAGCGACTGATCGACCTCGGTGCTCCCGAGATCATCGTCAACAACGAGAAGCGGATGCTGCAGGAGTCGGTGGACGCCCTGTTCGACAACGGCCGTCGCGGACGTCCGGTCACCGGTCCGGGTAACCGCCCGCTGAAGTCGCTCTCGGATCTGCTCAAGGGCAAGCAGGGCCGGTTCCGTCAGAACCTGCTCGGCAAGCGCGTCGACTACTCCGGCCGTTCGGTCATCGTTGTCGGCCCGCAGCTCAAGCTGCACCAGTGCGGTCTGCCCAAGCTGATGGCGCTCGAGCTGTTCAAGCCGTTCGTGATGAAGCGTCTGGTCGACCTGAACCAGGCCCAGAACATCAAGAGCGCCAAGCGCATGGTCGAGCGTCAGCGTCCGGCCGTGTGGGACGTCCTCGAAGAGGTCATCGCCGAGCATCCGGTGCTGCTGAACCGTGCGCCGACGCTGCACCGCCTCGGCATCCAGGCCTTCGAGCCACAGCTGGTGGAGGGCAAGGCCATTCAGCTGCACCCGCTGGTGTGTGAGGCCTTCAACGCCGACTTCGACGGCGACCAGATGGCCGTGCACCTGCCGCTGAGCGCGGAGGCGCAGGCCGAGGCCCGCATCCTGATGCTCTCGAGTAACAACATCCTGTCGCCGGCCTCGGGTCGTCCGTTGGCCATGCCGCGTCTGGACATGGTGACCGGCCTGTTCTACCTGACCACCCTCAAGGAGGGTGCGGCAGGCGAGTACCAGCCCGCCACCGCCGAGCATCCCGAGGAGGGCGTGTACTCCAGCCCGGCCGAGGCCATCATGGCCGTCGACCGTGGGGTGCTGACCGTGCAGTCGCGCATCAAGGTTCGATTGACCGATCAGCGTCCGCCGCTGGAGATCGAGGCACAGGAGTTCGCCGACGGCTGGCGGTTCGGGCAGCCGTGGACCATCACGACCACGCTGGGTCGGGTGCTGTTCAACGAGCTGCTGCCGATCGAGTACCCGTTCGTCGACGAGCAGATGCCGAAGAAGCGTCAGGCCGCGATCATCAACGATCTCGCCGAGCGCTACCCGATGATCGTCGTCGCGCAGACCGTCGACAAGCTCAAGGACGTCGGCTTCTACTGGGCGACCCGTTCGGGTGTGACCGTGTCGATGGCCGACGTGCTCGTGCCGCCGCAGAAGGCCGAGATCCTCGAGCGTTACGAGGAGCGTGCCGATGGCCTGGAGCGCAAGTTCCAGCGCGGTGCCCTGACCCCGGACGAGCGGCGCGATGCGCTGGTCGAGATCTGGAAGCAGGCCACCGAAGAGGTCGGTAAGGCAATGGAGGACTACTACCCCGAAGACAACCCGATCACGATGATCCCGAAGTCGGGTGCGACCGGAAACATGACCCAGGTCCGCAACCTGTCGGGCATGAAGGGTCTGGTGACCAACCCGAAGGGTGAGTTCATCCCGCGTCCGATCAAGTCCTCCTTCCGTGAGGGCCTGACCGTGGCGGAGTACTTCATCAACACCCACGGTGCCCGAAAGGGTCTGGCCGACACCGCACTTCGTACCGCCGACTCGGGTTACCTGACCCGTCGTCTGGTCGACGTCAGCCAGGATGTCATCGTCCGCGAGACCGACTGTGCCACCGAGCGCGGCATCGTCGTCCCGCTGGGCGAGAAGCAGCCCGATGGTTCGATCATCCGTGACGCGCACGTCGAGACCAGTGCGTACGCACGCACGTTGGCCGCCGACGCCCTCGATGCCGACGGCAACGTCGTCGTCGAGCGTGGTCACGATCTCGGTGACCCGGCGATCGAGGCCCTGCTGGCCGCGGGTATCACGCAGGTCAAGGTCCGTTCGGTGTTGACCTGCGCGACCGGCACCGGCGTGTGCGCCATGTGCTACGGACGGTCGATGGCCACCGGCAAGCTCGTCGACATCGGCGAGGCCGTCGGCATCATCGCCGCCCAGTCGATCGGTGAGCCCGGTACCCAGCTGACCATGCGTACCTTCCACCAGGGTGGCGTCGGTGACGACATCACCGGTGGTCTGCCGCGTGTGCAGGAGCTCTTCGAGGCGCGCGTGCCCAAGGGTGTCGCGCCGATCGCGGAGGTCTCCGGCCGGGTGCGTCTCGAGGACGACGACCGCTTCTACAAGATCACGATCGTCCCCGACGACGGATCGGAAGAGGTTGTCTACGACAAGATCTCGAAGCGTCAGCGTTTGCGTGTGTTCAAGCACGACGACGGCTCCGAGCGTCTGCTCGCCGACGGCGACCACGTCGAGGTCGGCCAGCAGCTCATGGAGGGTTCGGCGAACCCGCACGAGGTGCTGCGCGTGATGGGGCCCCGTCAGGTGCAGGTGCACCTGGTCAACGAGGTCCAGGAGGTCTACCGCAGCCAGGGTGTGTCGATCCACGACAAGCACATCGAGACCATCGTGCGTCAGATGCTGCGTCGCGTGACGATCATCGACTCGGGGTCGACGGAGTTCCTGCCCGGTTCGCTCACCGAGCGTGCCGAGTTCGAGGCCGCCAACCGTCGCGTCGTGTCCGAGGGTGGCGAGCCCGCGGCCGGTCGTCCGGTGCTGATGGGTATCACCAAGGCATCGCTGGCCACCGACTCGTGGCTGAGTGCGGCGTCGTTCCAGGAGACCACCCGTGTGCTCACCGATGCGGCCATCAACAGCCGCAGCGACAAGCTCATCGGTCTCAAGGAGAACGTGATCATCGGTAAGCTGATCCCGGCCGGTACCGGCATCAACCGGTACCGCAACATCCAGGTGCAGCCGACCGAGGAGGCGCGCGCCGCGGCGTACGCGATGCCCGCCTACGATGACACCTACTACAGCCCGGACGGCACCTTCGGTGCTCCGGCCGGCGCTGCGGTGCCGCTCGACGACTACGGCTTCTCCAGCGGCGACTACCGCTAG